Proteins encoded within one genomic window of Nordella sp. HKS 07:
- a CDS encoding arginase family protein has product MPRYQIIEAPSVLGLWPSGVQDAPRVLLEMGLGTGLGIEKTTRLEAPPYDPRRDPATRMLNPAGLLSYTQLLAREVWNMLEDGDVPIVLGGDCSILLGPALALRERGRHGLLFVDGHMDYWDAAVEPYGEAASMDLALVTGHGPALLANIDGLGPYFRPEDCVAYGTRDHFYSSDYIETPCPAEIMRLDVKEAHALAEAGVDQALARLTDGRLEGFWIHFDVDVLDDETMPAVDYRMRDGLSFTELKRLLGAAFDTGKVKGMTLTIYNPNLDPQRTIARNLVAALLEILNRDEII; this is encoded by the coding sequence ATGCCACGCTACCAGATCATCGAAGCCCCCTCCGTGCTCGGCCTGTGGCCGTCCGGCGTGCAGGATGCGCCCCGCGTTCTCCTGGAAATGGGCCTCGGCACGGGATTGGGCATCGAGAAGACCACGCGGCTCGAGGCGCCGCCCTACGATCCGCGGCGCGATCCGGCGACGAGGATGCTCAACCCGGCCGGCCTCCTCTCCTATACGCAGCTTCTCGCGCGCGAAGTGTGGAACATGCTGGAGGATGGCGACGTCCCCATCGTGCTCGGTGGCGATTGCAGTATCCTGCTCGGCCCGGCCCTGGCATTGCGCGAGCGCGGTCGCCATGGCCTGCTCTTCGTCGACGGCCATATGGATTACTGGGACGCGGCGGTCGAGCCCTATGGCGAGGCGGCCTCCATGGACCTCGCGCTGGTGACGGGGCACGGACCGGCCCTCCTCGCCAATATCGACGGGCTCGGCCCCTATTTCCGGCCCGAGGACTGCGTCGCCTATGGCACACGCGACCATTTCTACAGCTCGGACTACATCGAGACACCCTGTCCGGCCGAGATCATGCGCCTCGATGTCAAGGAGGCGCATGCGCTGGCTGAGGCCGGTGTCGACCAGGCCCTGGCGCGTTTGACCGATGGCCGGCTCGAGGGATTCTGGATCCATTTCGATGTCGATGTGCTCGACGACGAAACCATGCCGGCGGTCGACTACCGGATGCGGGACGGGCTGTCCTTCACGGAGCTGAAGCGCCTGCTCGGCGCCGCCTTCGACACCGGCAAGGTCAAGGGCATGACGCTCACCATCTACAATCCCAATCTCGACCCGCAGCGCACGATCGCCCGCAATCTGGTCGCGGCGCTGCTCGAGATCCTGAACCGTGATGAGATCATATAA
- a CDS encoding sulfotransferase domain-containing protein, translating to MTADPAANDVRKGIVWIASYPKSGNTWTRAFLHNLIKIVTGDGDGAQKINEMNEYSTWDISAEIYQEFLDKDPREADRAEIAQVQEKIAEQTDGLSFVKTHNALTMDRGFPTINSAVTSGAIYIVRNPLDVAISYAHHMGRSIDHAIEFMAKPSLETSVTEKSVYEVYGSWSEHVLSWTRKPNRAVHVMRYEDMIADPSATFGKLARHLLMVPTAAQLAEATDRSSFDRLQKQEAEEGFTERPKVSKQFFREGKTGQWKTALTPRQVRRIVTAHEAQMARFGYLPEQA from the coding sequence TTGACCGCAGACCCAGCAGCAAACGACGTCCGCAAGGGCATCGTCTGGATCGCGTCTTACCCAAAGTCAGGCAACACCTGGACGCGCGCCTTCCTGCACAACCTCATCAAGATCGTCACTGGCGACGGCGACGGCGCGCAGAAGATCAACGAGATGAACGAGTATTCGACCTGGGACATCTCGGCCGAGATCTACCAGGAGTTCCTCGACAAGGACCCGCGCGAGGCGGACCGCGCCGAGATCGCCCAAGTTCAGGAGAAGATCGCCGAGCAAACCGACGGACTGAGCTTCGTCAAGACGCACAACGCCCTGACGATGGACCGCGGCTTCCCGACGATCAACTCGGCGGTCACGTCGGGCGCCATCTATATCGTGCGCAACCCGCTCGATGTCGCGATCTCCTATGCCCATCACATGGGCCGCTCCATCGATCACGCCATCGAATTCATGGCGAAGCCGAGCCTCGAGACGAGCGTGACCGAGAAATCGGTCTATGAGGTCTATGGATCATGGAGCGAACATGTCCTGAGCTGGACGCGCAAACCCAACCGCGCCGTCCATGTCATGCGCTATGAAGACATGATCGCCGATCCCTCGGCGACCTTCGGCAAGCTCGCCCGTCATCTGCTGATGGTGCCCACGGCGGCGCAATTGGCGGAGGCCACCGATCGCTCCTCATTCGACCGCCTGCAGAAGCAGGAAGCCGAGGAAGGTTTCACCGAACGACCCAAGGTCTCCAAGCAGTTCTTCCGGGAAGGCAAGACCGGCCAATGGAAGACCGCGCTGACTCCCCGCCAGGTCCGCCGCATCGTCACCGCGCATGAGGCGCAGATGGCGCGCTTCGGGTATCTGCCCGAACAAGCCTGA
- a CDS encoding Lpg1974 family pore-forming outer membrane protein, with protein sequence MLRLRTFRSTVLATVSATALFVTVERGALAADVVAPGQDRWWAAVEGQYLFFDGDSALYGLFENDPIGISLEPKEGWGVGGEVGFQPAGSPWSFLARLRYGESNKEDGESSFYMESDEPPFIAGGQASVDHRERHYMADLEIGRDVGLGTLGDGSNIRLFAGLRYAQFKGKGAVSSNFSSSGYYSGYETGDLDYKRTFSGIGPRIGFGAMMHLADQFALDVAAAGALLFGKQKHKLSGSVTSSGTAFEPDISRSKSVVVPNLEASAALSWLVTENAKFSLGYRVDSYFGLYDTAAPFDERDKGDRIIHGPFVKVSIGDGG encoded by the coding sequence ATGCTGAGATTGAGGACATTTAGATCGACAGTACTCGCTACTGTTTCCGCCACCGCGCTGTTCGTCACGGTAGAGCGGGGTGCGCTCGCCGCCGATGTGGTCGCGCCGGGACAGGACCGCTGGTGGGCCGCGGTGGAAGGCCAGTATCTATTCTTTGACGGCGATTCGGCGCTCTACGGACTTTTCGAGAATGATCCGATTGGCATCTCGCTGGAACCCAAAGAGGGCTGGGGCGTCGGTGGTGAGGTCGGATTCCAGCCGGCCGGCAGCCCGTGGTCGTTCCTGGCCCGCTTGCGCTATGGCGAAAGCAACAAGGAGGACGGCGAAAGCAGCTTCTATATGGAGAGCGATGAGCCTCCATTCATAGCGGGTGGACAGGCCAGCGTCGATCATCGCGAGCGGCATTACATGGCCGATCTGGAGATCGGACGCGATGTGGGGTTGGGAACGCTTGGCGATGGCTCCAACATCCGGCTTTTTGCTGGCCTGCGCTATGCTCAGTTTAAAGGCAAGGGGGCCGTGTCGTCGAACTTCTCTTCGTCAGGTTACTACAGCGGCTATGAAACCGGTGATCTCGACTACAAGCGGACATTCAGCGGAATCGGTCCGCGCATCGGTTTCGGCGCGATGATGCACTTGGCAGATCAGTTTGCGCTCGATGTTGCCGCGGCGGGCGCTTTGCTGTTCGGTAAGCAGAAGCATAAACTGTCGGGTTCGGTGACATCAAGCGGAACAGCCTTCGAGCCAGATATAAGCAGGTCCAAATCAGTCGTCGTGCCCAATCTGGAGGCAAGTGCGGCCCTGTCCTGGCTCGTTACCGAGAATGCCAAGTTCTCTTTGGGCTACAGGGTCGATTCCTATTTCGGCCTCTACGATACGGCCGCGCCATTCGATGAGCGCGACAAGGGCGACCGGATCATTCACGGCCCGTTTGTTAAAGTCTCTATCGGTGATGGTGGCTGA
- a CDS encoding SDR family oxidoreductase: MTSAGAYQLASLDGKVAIVTGGTQGLGEATAHLFADRGAKGLVICGRNEKNGEKVKAALEKKGAKTVFVKADLGRVEDSRAVVAAADKAFGRADILVNVAGITDRGSIWDTSPELFDQMFAVNVRAPFFLMQDAAKLMRREKSGGTMVNIISMSGHGGQTFITAYCASKGALITLTKNVAFSLMRHRIRVNGLCIGWMDTPGEDRIMKSYHNAEDGWLAEAEKKLPFGRLLKTDEVARAIAYLASEESGMMTGSIIDFDQQVAGCADAAPQPPPL; this comes from the coding sequence ATGACCAGTGCCGGCGCCTACCAGCTTGCTTCACTCGACGGAAAAGTCGCCATCGTGACGGGCGGCACGCAGGGCCTGGGCGAAGCGACCGCTCATCTCTTCGCCGATCGCGGCGCCAAGGGTTTGGTGATCTGCGGCCGCAATGAGAAGAATGGCGAGAAGGTCAAGGCGGCGCTCGAGAAGAAGGGCGCCAAGACGGTCTTCGTGAAGGCGGATCTTGGCCGGGTCGAGGACAGCCGCGCGGTCGTCGCCGCGGCCGACAAAGCCTTCGGCCGCGCCGACATCCTCGTCAATGTCGCCGGCATCACCGATCGCGGCAGCATCTGGGATACGAGCCCGGAGCTCTTTGACCAGATGTTCGCCGTCAATGTCAGGGCGCCCTTCTTCCTCATGCAGGACGCCGCCAAACTGATGCGGCGAGAGAAGTCGGGCGGCACCATGGTCAATATCATCTCGATGTCGGGCCATGGCGGCCAGACCTTCATCACCGCCTATTGCGCCTCCAAGGGCGCGCTCATCACCCTCACCAAAAATGTCGCCTTCAGCCTCATGCGTCATCGCATCAGGGTCAACGGCCTGTGCATCGGCTGGATGGACACGCCGGGCGAGGACCGCATCATGAAGTCCTATCATAATGCGGAAGACGGCTGGCTCGCGGAGGCGGAGAAGAAATTGCCCTTCGGCCGCCTGCTCAAGACGGACGAGGTGGCGCGCGCCATCGCGTATCTGGCGAGCGAGGAGTCCGGCATGATGACCGGCTCGATCATCGATTTCGACCAGCAGGTGGCGGGCTGCGCCGACGCAGCACCGCAGCCGCCGCCCTTGTAG
- a CDS encoding DoxX family protein, whose translation MIRAEKVSALFERIPYALIALVARVAPAAVFWQSGQTKLDGWRVSENAIYLFREEYRLPLIDPVIAAHLAAFAEHFFPIILVLGLGTRFAALALLAMTLVIEVFVYPDAWPTHGTWAACFLLLMAQGGGAWSLDHLVKKNRATYSASL comes from the coding sequence ATGATACGCGCCGAAAAAGTCAGCGCCCTCTTCGAGCGTATCCCATATGCGCTGATCGCGCTCGTCGCCCGGGTGGCACCTGCCGCCGTCTTCTGGCAATCGGGACAGACCAAGCTCGACGGCTGGCGCGTCTCCGAAAACGCCATCTATCTGTTCCGCGAGGAATACCGCCTGCCGCTGATCGATCCCGTGATCGCGGCGCATCTCGCCGCCTTCGCCGAGCATTTCTTTCCGATCATCCTGGTGCTGGGGCTCGGCACACGCTTCGCCGCACTGGCGCTCCTCGCCATGACGCTCGTCATCGAGGTCTTCGTCTATCCCGATGCCTGGCCGACGCACGGCACCTGGGCCGCCTGCTTCCTGCTCCTGATGGCGCAAGGCGGCGGCGCCTGGTCGCTCGATCACTTGGTCAAAAAGAACCGCGCCACTTATTCAGCCTCGCTTTGA
- a CDS encoding DNA-binding domain-containing protein: MPHDTQTRFADALLDRTRPLPAGLASWTGAAPVKRYGVYRNNVATGLARALAARFPVTEKIVGEEFFTAMARDYVTAHPPASPVLLGYGHDFAEFVAGFAPVAGLPYLADIVRLEDAQVRAYHARDMVPIAPQILARMAPERMSGLTFRFHPAARVVRSAFPIVTIWSMNVGLSPLEPVTCWQAEDALVTRPQLSVITRQIGAGSAVFLLALIAGAALGETYEEAVVTDPDFDLGQNLADLMRSGAVADIVAVPSLEA, from the coding sequence ATGCCCCATGATACGCAGACACGATTTGCCGACGCCCTGTTGGACCGGACCCGTCCTCTGCCGGCCGGTCTCGCTTCCTGGACCGGGGCCGCGCCCGTCAAGCGTTATGGCGTCTATCGAAACAACGTGGCGACGGGCCTGGCGCGCGCCCTCGCGGCGCGCTTCCCGGTCACCGAGAAGATCGTCGGTGAGGAGTTCTTCACCGCCATGGCGCGCGACTATGTCACCGCTCATCCGCCCGCCTCTCCGGTGCTGCTCGGCTATGGCCATGACTTCGCCGAGTTCGTTGCGGGCTTCGCACCGGTGGCAGGCCTCCCCTATCTCGCCGACATCGTGCGGCTCGAGGACGCGCAAGTACGTGCCTATCACGCCCGCGACATGGTGCCGATCGCGCCGCAGATCCTGGCCCGCATGGCGCCCGAACGGATGAGCGGCTTGACCTTTCGCTTCCACCCCGCCGCGCGTGTCGTCCGCTCGGCCTTTCCGATCGTTACCATCTGGTCGATGAATGTAGGACTTTCACCGCTCGAGCCGGTCACATGCTGGCAGGCGGAGGACGCGCTCGTTACCCGGCCGCAATTGTCTGTCATCACGCGCCAGATCGGGGCCGGCAGCGCCGTGTTCCTGCTCGCCTTGATCGCTGGCGCCGCGCTCGGCGAGACATATGAGGAAGCGGTCGTAACCGATCCGGATTTCGATCTCGGACAGAATCTCGCCGACCTCATGCGCTCCGGCGCCGTTGCCGACATCGTTGCCGTACCATCGCTGGAGGCGTGA
- a CDS encoding DUF692 family multinuclear iron-containing protein yields the protein MEHTKLPRTAGVGFKPEHFGEIVSGHQPIGFFEVHAENYMGDGGPPHAQLTYIRENYALSLHGVGLSIGSMQDLDRAHLARLKRLCERYQPESFSEHLAWSSHDTVFLNDLLPLPYTNETLRRISAHVDQVQDTLGRRMLLENPATYLLFAESTIPETDFLAEISRRTGCGLLLDINNVFVSATNHGTEAAAYLAAFPLTAVGEIHLSGHAATEDEAGAPLLIDTHDCAVADPVWALYERVIAQTGPIASLIEWDDKIPAWPTLRGEALAAQAILDRARRAAAA from the coding sequence ATGGAACACACCAAGCTGCCGCGCACCGCCGGCGTCGGATTCAAGCCCGAACATTTTGGCGAAATCGTATCAGGCCATCAGCCGATCGGCTTCTTCGAGGTTCATGCCGAGAACTATATGGGCGACGGCGGTCCGCCGCATGCGCAGCTTACTTACATCAGAGAGAACTACGCGCTGTCGCTGCATGGCGTCGGCCTGTCGATCGGCTCGATGCAGGATCTCGATCGCGCGCATCTCGCGAGACTGAAGAGACTCTGCGAGCGCTATCAGCCCGAGAGCTTCTCCGAGCATCTCGCCTGGTCGAGTCATGACACAGTATTCCTCAACGATCTGCTGCCGCTTCCCTATACAAACGAAACTCTGCGGCGCATCAGCGCCCATGTCGATCAGGTCCAGGATACGCTGGGCCGGCGGATGCTGCTCGAGAATCCCGCGACTTATCTGCTCTTCGCCGAGAGCACCATTCCCGAAACCGACTTCCTCGCGGAGATCTCGCGCCGCACCGGCTGCGGGCTGCTGCTCGACATCAATAATGTCTTCGTATCGGCGACCAATCACGGAACGGAGGCCGCCGCTTATCTCGCCGCTTTCCCGCTCACGGCCGTCGGCGAGATTCATCTGAGCGGCCATGCCGCGACCGAGGACGAGGCCGGCGCCCCCCTTCTCATCGACACGCATGACTGCGCAGTCGCCGATCCGGTCTGGGCCCTCTATGAAAGAGTCATTGCCCAAACGGGTCCGATCGCCAGCCTTATCGAATGGGACGACAAGATTCCCGCCTGGCCGACATTGCGCGGGGAAGCGCTGGCGGCGCAGGCGATCCTCGACCGGGCCCGGCGCGCGGCCGCGGCGTGA
- a CDS encoding DUF2282 domain-containing protein — translation MTTILSKAVLAASLATAVTLLSIPQASADGEKEKCYGVALKGQNDCAAGPGTTCAGTSKVDYQGNSWKLVPKGTCATISTPFGPGSLAPLTRPS, via the coding sequence ATGACTACGATCCTCTCAAAGGCCGTGCTCGCCGCCTCGCTCGCCACCGCCGTGACTCTCCTCAGCATCCCGCAGGCATCCGCCGACGGCGAGAAAGAGAAATGCTACGGCGTGGCGCTGAAAGGCCAGAATGACTGCGCCGCCGGACCCGGCACCACCTGCGCCGGAACGTCCAAGGTGGATTATCAGGGCAATTCCTGGAAGCTCGTTCCCAAGGGCACCTGTGCCACGATCAGCACGCCCTTCGGTCCAGGCTCCCTCGCGCCCCTCACGCGGCCATCCTGA
- a CDS encoding DUF2282 domain-containing protein — translation MNRRSLNLALAGSLASAMALLALPAQAQETEQCYGVAMKGQNDCKAGMHDCKGMSTTDYDGESFKLVPKGTCTSMVTPKGKGSLEPMKS, via the coding sequence ATGAATCGCCGTTCCCTCAATCTCGCATTGGCGGGCTCGCTCGCTTCCGCCATGGCTCTGCTCGCCCTTCCGGCCCAGGCCCAGGAGACAGAGCAATGCTATGGCGTAGCCATGAAAGGCCAGAATGACTGCAAGGCCGGCATGCATGACTGCAAGGGCATGTCGACGACCGACTATGATGGTGAATCCTTCAAGCTGGTCCCGAAAGGCACCTGCACGTCCATGGTGACGCCCAAGGGCAAAGGCTCGCTGGAGCCGATGAAGTCATAA
- a CDS encoding sigma-70 family RNA polymerase sigma factor, whose translation MSADEEQWAVLMRAAMAGDEAAYRKFLKAVTPAIRAAARRNLARYGLSAGDAEDVVQDTLLAIHLKRQTWDSERPIGPWISAIARNKFIDQMRRRGHRTQVPIETVAESLAAEEQPALDGYDVGRMLENLNEKQRDVVRSLAVEGASVRQTAERLKMTEGAIRVTLHRAVKALAAIYRERGT comes from the coding sequence ATGAGCGCTGACGAGGAGCAATGGGCTGTGTTGATGCGCGCCGCGATGGCTGGCGATGAGGCCGCTTACAGGAAGTTCCTGAAAGCGGTGACGCCGGCTATCCGCGCCGCCGCTCGCCGCAACCTGGCGCGTTACGGACTCTCGGCTGGCGACGCCGAGGATGTGGTGCAGGATACGCTGCTCGCTATTCATCTGAAGCGCCAGACCTGGGACAGCGAACGTCCCATCGGGCCGTGGATCTCCGCTATCGCCCGTAACAAGTTCATTGACCAGATGCGCCGGCGCGGCCACCGCACCCAGGTGCCGATCGAGACGGTGGCGGAGAGTCTGGCGGCCGAAGAGCAGCCGGCGCTCGACGGCTACGATGTCGGACGCATGCTGGAGAACCTGAATGAGAAGCAGCGTGATGTGGTGCGCTCTCTGGCCGTCGAGGGAGCCTCGGTGCGTCAGACGGCCGAGCGTCTGAAGATGACCGAAGGCGCCATCCGGGTGACCTTGCATCGCGCGGTGAAGGCGCTCGCCGCGATCTATCGGGAGCGCGGCACATGA
- a CDS encoding NrsF family protein, with protein MRTDDLIEALAKDRPHAAPKPRVVLGCAILGGALIAAVLFMSVIGYRPDIAAAAETYRFLFKFVFTLTLAATAIWLVFTIIRPEAVPGLRLLALASAPVLLILAVIAELLVIPSANWLPRLIGTNWWFCLTVIPVLSIVPLVAFVAALKRAAPASPGLAGALAGLSAGAIGATLYASHCIDDSPLFVMTWYSIAIGLVTLLGYLAGRRWLAW; from the coding sequence ATGAGAACCGACGATCTCATCGAGGCGCTCGCCAAGGATCGCCCTCATGCGGCGCCCAAGCCGCGTGTCGTGCTGGGCTGCGCCATACTGGGCGGGGCGCTCATCGCCGCTGTCCTGTTCATGAGCGTGATCGGCTATCGCCCCGATATCGCCGCGGCGGCGGAGACCTATCGATTCCTGTTCAAGTTCGTTTTCACCTTGACCCTCGCCGCGACAGCGATCTGGCTGGTTTTTACGATCATCCGGCCGGAGGCCGTGCCGGGCCTCCGGCTGCTGGCGCTCGCCTCCGCACCCGTCCTGCTGATCCTGGCGGTGATCGCGGAGCTTCTCGTCATCCCGTCCGCGAACTGGCTGCCACGCCTTATCGGCACCAATTGGTGGTTCTGCCTGACAGTGATCCCAGTGCTCTCGATCGTTCCCCTGGTGGCGTTCGTCGCCGCCTTGAAACGGGCCGCGCCGGCCAGTCCGGGTCTTGCAGGCGCGCTGGCGGGTCTCTCCGCCGGCGCCATTGGCGCGACCCTCTATGCCAGCCACTGCATCGATGACAGTCCGCTTTTCGTCATGACCTGGTATTCGATCGCCATTGGTCTCGTGACCTTGCTCGGCTATCTTGCCGGCCGGCGCTGGCTTGCCTGGTAG
- a CDS encoding VOC family protein: MELHRGRLIDHIQLVVKDLDASRRFYEAVLGALQIPIGSSEDSYFWADELFVSTAASAAAQGRLTGRHHLAFQAKDRAMVDAFHKAGLAEGGRDNGGPGERSYHPGYYAAFLLDPDGNNIEAVYHGEATRSAPSVKITF; encoded by the coding sequence ATGGAACTTCATCGCGGTCGCCTGATCGATCACATACAGCTTGTCGTCAAGGATCTCGACGCCAGCCGCCGCTTCTACGAAGCGGTTCTGGGCGCGCTGCAGATTCCGATTGGCAGTTCCGAAGACAGCTATTTCTGGGCTGACGAGCTGTTCGTCTCAACCGCCGCAAGCGCGGCGGCGCAAGGGCGGTTGACCGGACGCCATCATCTGGCCTTCCAGGCTAAGGACCGCGCGATGGTCGATGCCTTTCACAAAGCCGGGCTTGCCGAGGGTGGGAGAGACAACGGCGGGCCAGGCGAGCGTTCCTATCATCCAGGCTACTATGCGGCCTTCCTGCTCGATCCGGATGGCAACAATATCGAGGCCGTCTATCACGGCGAGGCCACACGCAGCGCCCCTTCGGTGAAGATCACGTTCTAG
- a CDS encoding NAD(P)-binding domain-containing protein codes for MTRVAVIGAGPSGLAQLRAFQSARKKGAKIPEVVCFEKQEDWGGLWNYTWRTGLDEHGEPVHGSMYRYLWSNGPKECLEFADYTFEEHFGKPIASYPPRAVLWDYIKGRVQKAGVRKWVRFCTPVRMVTYSKKTKKFTVTAHDRKKDRMYAEEFDYVVVATGHFSTPHVPYFDGLAAFNGRVMHAHDFRDALEFKGKDVLIVGRSYSAEDIGSQCWKYGAKSVTASYRSKPMGFNWPDNFTERPLLQKLVNKTAHFKDGSSKEVDAIILCTGYLHHFPFLTDDLRLKTTNRLWPLGLYKGIAWEDNPRLFYIGMQDQFYTFNMFDAQAWYARDVMMGRIKLPSKDKMAKHSKAWRKREEKLENAEQMIWFQGDYVKELLEATDYPKFDIEATNHTFMEWEHHKVDDIMGFRNKAYRSLMTGTMSPAHHTPWVDAMDDSMESYLGNGKTGSRREAAE; via the coding sequence ATGACGAGAGTTGCGGTGATTGGCGCGGGACCATCCGGATTGGCGCAATTGCGGGCCTTCCAGTCGGCCCGGAAGAAGGGGGCCAAGATCCCCGAAGTGGTCTGCTTCGAGAAGCAGGAGGATTGGGGTGGCCTGTGGAACTACACTTGGCGCACCGGCCTCGACGAGCACGGCGAGCCGGTGCATGGCAGCATGTATCGTTATCTGTGGTCCAATGGCCCCAAGGAGTGCCTGGAATTCGCCGACTACACCTTCGAGGAGCATTTCGGCAAGCCGATTGCGTCCTATCCGCCGCGCGCCGTGCTGTGGGACTATATCAAGGGCCGCGTGCAGAAGGCCGGCGTGCGCAAATGGGTGCGCTTCTGCACACCCGTACGCATGGTGACCTACAGCAAGAAGACGAAGAAATTCACCGTCACCGCGCATGACCGCAAGAAGGACAGGATGTATGCGGAGGAGTTCGACTATGTCGTGGTGGCCACCGGCCATTTCTCGACGCCGCATGTTCCCTATTTCGACGGCCTCGCGGCTTTCAACGGCCGTGTGATGCACGCTCATGATTTCCGCGACGCGCTCGAATTCAAGGGCAAGGATGTCCTCATCGTCGGCCGCAGCTACTCGGCCGAGGATATCGGCTCGCAATGCTGGAAATACGGGGCGAAATCGGTCACCGCGAGCTACCGCTCGAAGCCGATGGGCTTCAACTGGCCGGACAATTTCACCGAGCGTCCGCTGCTCCAGAAACTCGTGAACAAGACCGCTCACTTCAAGGACGGCTCATCCAAGGAAGTCGACGCGATCATCCTGTGCACCGGTTATCTGCATCACTTTCCCTTCCTCACCGACGATCTGCGGCTCAAGACGACGAACCGTTTGTGGCCGCTGGGCCTCTATAAGGGTATCGCGTGGGAGGACAATCCGCGGCTCTTCTACATCGGCATGCAGGACCAGTTCTATACGTTCAACATGTTCGACGCCCAGGCTTGGTATGCCCGCGACGTCATGATGGGCCGCATCAAGCTTCCCTCCAAGGACAAGATGGCCAAGCACAGCAAGGCCTGGCGCAAGCGCGAGGAGAAGCTCGAGAATGCCGAGCAGATGATCTGGTTCCAGGGCGACTATGTGAAGGAGCTCTTGGAGGCCACCGATTACCCGAAGTTCGACATCGAGGCGACCAACCATACTTTCATGGAGTGGGAGCACCACAAGGTGGACGACATTATGGGGTTCCGCAACAAGGCCTATCGTTCTCTGATGACCGGCACCATGTCTCCCGCCCATCACACCCCGTGGGTTGACGCCATGGATGATTCCATGGAGTCATATCTGGGCAATGGCAAAACAGGATCACGACGGGAAGCGGCCGAGTAA
- a CDS encoding DUF2332 domain-containing protein, whose product MAKQDHDGKRPSKATASPADNEARVRDAFRLQAEWCRNLGSPFTSLLCALAAENLDRSTLVGETILSWEGDPDAKADSVPLRFVGALNGLVRKGRLPELARFYPPNLLPDGEALWAAVAGALTTAGPEIEPWLDLAPQTNEVGRSSILYAGLCWLWAHYPLPMRLYEVGASAGLNLNLDRYAYRFGEDTFGAAGSALFLTPEWEGEAPPNMTPRVIARSGCDVAPLDAALPRDRERLLAYVWPDQAPRVKRLNAAFAIAQHHPVHVERRDAAAWVESHIGATPAWGEMQILFHSIAFQYFPTASQERIAVHMEKTGASATRDAPLAWMRFEADPELDKAFSLRVRVWPGEDHLLALGDAHGRWVKWMAG is encoded by the coding sequence ATGGCAAAACAGGATCACGACGGGAAGCGGCCGAGTAAAGCGACCGCATCGCCGGCCGACAACGAAGCGAGAGTCCGCGACGCCTTCCGCCTTCAGGCGGAATGGTGCCGCAATCTGGGCTCTCCCTTCACGTCGCTTCTTTGCGCGCTCGCGGCCGAAAACCTCGACCGGTCGACATTGGTCGGCGAGACGATCCTGTCCTGGGAAGGCGATCCCGATGCGAAGGCGGATTCTGTGCCTTTGCGTTTCGTCGGCGCGCTCAACGGTCTGGTGCGCAAGGGCCGCCTGCCGGAGCTGGCGCGTTTCTATCCGCCCAATCTGCTGCCGGACGGCGAGGCCTTGTGGGCCGCGGTCGCCGGGGCGCTCACTACCGCCGGACCCGAGATCGAGCCCTGGCTCGATCTGGCGCCGCAGACGAACGAGGTCGGCCGCTCCTCCATCCTCTATGCCGGTCTGTGCTGGCTCTGGGCCCATTATCCCTTGCCGATGCGCCTCTATGAAGTCGGCGCCAGCGCCGGCCTCAATCTCAATCTCGATCGCTACGCCTATCGCTTCGGCGAGGACACATTCGGCGCCGCCGGCTCTGCGCTTTTCCTCACCCCCGAATGGGAGGGTGAGGCGCCGCCCAATATGACGCCGCGAGTGATCGCGCGGTCGGGCTGCGATGTGGCGCCGCTCGATGCCGCGTTGCCGCGCGACCGCGAGCGGCTGCTGGCCTATGTGTGGCCCGATCAGGCCCCGCGCGTGAAGCGTCTGAACGCCGCTTTCGCCATCGCCCAGCATCATCCCGTGCATGTCGAGCGCCGCGATGCGGCGGCCTGGGTCGAAAGCCACATCGGTGCGACACCCGCCTGGGGCGAGATGCAGATCCTGTTCCATTCGATCGCTTTCCAGTATTTCCCCACAGCGAGTCAGGAGCGCATAGCCGTGCACATGGAGAAGACCGGCGCCTCGGCCACGCGCGATGCGCCCCTCGCGTGGATGCGCTTCGAGGCTGATCCCGAGCTCGACAAGGCCTTCTCCCTGCGGGTGCGCGTCTGGCCGGGAGAGGATCATCTCCTCGCCTTGGGCGACGCGCATGGCCGCTGGGTGAAGTGGATGGCGGGGTGA